From the Candidatus Delongbacteria bacterium genome, one window contains:
- a CDS encoding HAD family hydrolase, translating to MIRLDPAEFGRRARALQLLILDVDGVLTDGRITLDGGDSDVKAFHAQDGLGITLARAAGLRVAILTGRRSAAVERRARELGVEHLLQGRPDKGRALEELCAAARVTPADCAAMGDDWIDLPLLVRVGLAACPADARPELPAHCHFQSALPGGRGAVRDFVDELLKARGQHGELLQRYLAGAGPAASAPDAGQEGTQ from the coding sequence ATGATCCGCCTGGACCCCGCGGAGTTTGGCCGGCGCGCCCGGGCCCTGCAGCTGCTGATCCTGGACGTGGACGGCGTGCTGACGGACGGCCGGATCACCCTGGACGGCGGCGACTCCGACGTGAAGGCCTTCCACGCCCAGGACGGACTGGGCATCACCCTGGCCCGGGCGGCGGGCCTGCGCGTGGCCATTCTGACGGGACGGCGCTCGGCGGCCGTGGAGCGCCGGGCCCGCGAGCTGGGCGTCGAACACCTGCTGCAGGGGCGGCCGGACAAGGGGCGGGCCCTGGAGGAGTTGTGCGCCGCGGCGCGGGTGACGCCCGCGGACTGCGCGGCCATGGGCGACGACTGGATCGACCTGCCACTCCTGGTCCGGGTGGGTCTGGCGGCCTGTCCGGCGGACGCCCGGCCGGAGCTGCCCGCCCACTGCCACTTCCAGTCCGCCCTGCCGGGCGGACGGGGCGCGGTGCGCGACTTCGTGGACGAATTGCTCAAGGCCCGCGGCCAGCACGGGGAACTGCTGCAGCGCTACCTGGCGGGAGCCGGACCCGCCGCCAGCGCCCCGGACGCGGGCCAGGAGGGAACTCAATGA
- the kdsA gene encoding 3-deoxy-8-phosphooctulonate synthase, with protein MSNNIQVGKLTIGRGGPLALIAGPCVIESREVCLRVAEHARRLADELGLPLIFKSSYTKDNRSTITSYQGPGLEEGLRVLEEVRAAFDVPVLSDVHTPEECAPAAEVLDVLQIPAYLCMQSQLVIAAARTGKAVNVKKGQFLHPLDMKNVVGKLEACGNRNIMLTERGTCLGYHNLVADMRSLPMMRSLGYPVVFDPTHTVRKYGVSSSDPAGGEPQYIPHLTRAGVAAGVDVLFLETHPDPASALCDAASMLPLSRLGDLLRDCVRLHEIAREADERDAASGPFASCG; from the coding sequence ATGTCGAACAACATCCAGGTTGGCAAGCTGACCATCGGCCGCGGCGGCCCCCTGGCCCTGATTGCCGGGCCCTGCGTCATCGAGAGCCGCGAGGTCTGCCTGCGCGTGGCCGAGCACGCCCGCCGGCTGGCGGACGAACTCGGCCTGCCGCTGATCTTCAAGAGCAGCTACACCAAGGACAACCGCAGCACCATCACGAGCTACCAGGGACCGGGCCTGGAGGAGGGCCTGAGAGTCCTGGAGGAGGTGCGCGCGGCCTTCGACGTGCCCGTGCTCTCCGACGTGCACACGCCCGAGGAGTGCGCGCCCGCCGCCGAGGTGCTGGACGTGCTGCAGATCCCGGCCTACCTCTGCATGCAGAGCCAGCTGGTGATCGCCGCCGCCCGCACGGGCAAGGCCGTCAACGTCAAGAAGGGCCAGTTCCTCCATCCGCTGGACATGAAGAACGTGGTGGGCAAGCTCGAGGCCTGCGGCAACCGCAACATCATGCTGACGGAGCGCGGCACCTGCCTGGGCTACCACAACCTGGTGGCCGACATGCGCAGCCTGCCCATGATGCGCAGCCTGGGCTATCCCGTGGTCTTCGACCCCACCCACACCGTGCGCAAGTACGGCGTCTCGAGCTCCGATCCGGCGGGCGGCGAACCCCAGTACATCCCGCACCTGACCCGGGCCGGCGTGGCCGCGGGCGTGGACGTGCTGTTCCTGGAGACCCACCCCGACCCGGCCAGCGCCCTCTGCGACGCGGCCTCCATGCTGCCGCTCTCGCGGCTGGGCGACCTGTTGCGGGACTGCGTGCGCCTGCACGAGATTGCCCGGGAGGCCGACGAGCGCGACGCGGCCAGCGGACCCTTCGCGAGCTGCGGATGA
- a CDS encoding KpsF/GutQ family sugar-phosphate isomerase, giving the protein MNEQAELDILRQVVRIEREALERLETRLDDSFLRAVELILSTSGPAGGARTGRLIVCGLGKSGFIARKIAATMTSTGTPAFFIHPIEGAHGDFGLIQPGDCALVISKSGAGDELNTLLPFLKRRGVPVIAVTHDLQSPLARHAEVLLDASIEQEACPNGVAPTTSSTLALVIGDALAVSLMTRRGFTKEDFAFFHPAGALGRQLLLTVADALPEGRGLPVVGLEATLPQVIVSITGSRCGATLVLEEGRLTGLITDGDLRRHMLTSVDLSQLKARDLMSLRPKTIESGRLAVEALSRLNQHKIQQLVVVDGADAPVGILHLHDLLALGIR; this is encoded by the coding sequence ATGAACGAACAGGCCGAGTTGGACATCCTGCGTCAGGTGGTGCGCATCGAACGCGAGGCCCTGGAGCGTCTGGAGACGCGCCTGGACGACTCCTTCCTGCGGGCCGTGGAGCTGATCCTCAGCACCTCGGGGCCGGCGGGCGGGGCGCGCACCGGGCGCCTGATCGTCTGCGGACTGGGCAAGTCGGGCTTCATCGCCCGCAAGATCGCCGCCACCATGACCTCCACCGGGACGCCCGCCTTCTTCATCCACCCCATCGAGGGCGCCCACGGGGACTTCGGGCTAATCCAGCCCGGCGACTGCGCGCTGGTGATCTCCAAGTCCGGCGCCGGAGACGAACTCAACACGCTGCTGCCTTTCCTCAAGCGGCGCGGCGTGCCGGTCATCGCCGTGACCCACGACCTGCAGAGCCCGCTGGCCCGCCACGCCGAAGTGCTGCTGGACGCCTCCATCGAGCAGGAGGCCTGCCCCAACGGCGTGGCCCCCACCACCAGCAGCACGCTGGCCCTGGTGATCGGCGACGCGCTGGCCGTCTCGCTGATGACCCGGCGCGGCTTCACCAAGGAGGACTTCGCTTTCTTCCACCCGGCCGGCGCGCTGGGCCGCCAGCTGCTGCTGACGGTGGCCGACGCGCTGCCCGAGGGCCGCGGACTGCCCGTGGTGGGGCTGGAGGCCACGCTGCCCCAGGTGATCGTCAGCATCACGGGCAGCCGCTGCGGCGCCACCCTGGTGCTGGAGGAGGGGCGGCTGACCGGCCTGATCACCGACGGCGACCTGCGCCGCCACATGTTGACCTCCGTCGATCTCTCCCAGCTCAAGGCTCGCGACTTGATGAGCCTGCGGCCCAAGACCATCGAGAGCGGGCGCCTGGCCGTGGAGGCCCTGAGCCGGCTGAACCAGCACAAAATCCAGCAGCTGGTGGTGGTGGACGGGGCGGACGCGCCGGTGGGCATCCTGCACCTGCACGATCTGCTGGCGTTGGGGATCCGGTGA